The following coding sequences are from one Treponema bryantii window:
- a CDS encoding alpha-2-macroglobulin family protein, producing MKKSSFLFLAAVSAILTFGSCKKAQAQSSDSLMSKSDISSQGSPEYKERNSLNLNTDSTNQVDYDSIKKFFTLDYTPEYPDSAFAPAEDSKKSKKKTADKTEESKSYIPGIRKLADYVTKYMTKKANLQDYKPNDELEEDDNTKEFYIEDWGPQGKIVAGENHPSFYVIFSRPVRSLQALDKPQSTSDIMTIEPALPGVFRWYGTKHLSFESDIPADPTIQYTIKINPSIKTPDGKKLTGDTAFTTQAEPVEVINLWGGYIKDSDCAYNWNTGALPPYENRFVMRTNYTTTLSAIKQNLTVLVDGTSVICDIQPVYKDIFHMWSNHADFDEAAGRTNTYLVEIKSDVPHNTLVEVINTNGKSESYNTLMTFTIEEVGEMTEYSSAKYTWPLSVYFSQVPDKQTLINNITYDNNLPLKEENIVINGRSVKICNLPFDYKQEHTITFNSEIKDKYGQNLSLKKATYKFKTPEVKAYVRYQNHGTTMLEAQFPHKMIFEHQNLISGTYALQKTDRPAGNGYYAFNKDKSYSKLFDLGKKNQRNFQELDLEPYLDDGYGFVSFESTAKYKEYNYWREKYEDETSSMSGVVQVTDLGITARMSINKAVVMVRSLSTGKPVENAEVYIVHNLNDYQTWVDGSYVPKKIFVYGDESTYDKMIAKGQTDKNGLAVITYDEKQIKNIQSDNRNAFVYVVNGKDKAAFAPSSHNTWRAGVNTGSMDRARTPQQRTFMFVDRGIYRPGEIVTFRGIDRDQLLGSFTPHSGWYSITAKGSWWNSKEIIEPIAGQLSETGGFYGSFKIPDDIERGIYSLVYSREGDSNETATIRFTIADFERVKFESSITVPEITYFSGDKLTANLSADYLAGGSLSGAKYDISWYKQATTFKTSEPEAKGYSFYTGVYPDRIYYSNDTGTLGVDGTAALICESEKITDGAPYIYHVESAVTDISNQRIAASNDIFVNAAQFYAGIGKAQNINGFAKSGTKLDIPYILVTPEGKVMKESDVPLKVSSLEYSLSHEVWTMVHEQSVDDTIYTRYERSDVEDASGELKALAKGIINITPNTSGWYTLTLTGKDNRGGKVICKSEFYVTGSGSSWFDQYNSNSLKLTPDKSQYNPGETAHVLLESPLPAGDYLITVEREGIFTEEIRHFDNGAEVLDIPVAGNYVPVVYLSVSSYSERHGAPTHNYGEPDLDKPKGYYGVTPILVNPYVRSFSVKVECDKPSYKPGDMATIKFTATKGGKPYEGAELTAMAVDRGVLDLINYHVPNPIDFFYSKENFPLRVYGGDSRAYLMDPVTYSVKNLMGGDALAEDAEKEDERKDFRPTAFFEPVLVTDKNGEATLTFKMPDSLTTYRITAFGVKDDLFALQEEEVKVQNPINIQQVQPRRLRERDTAECGVLITNLDKNGQNVTVSLEVLSPDKDTAQDILEGRKTIPGKGFVDGESSHTVYVASGQSSVVYFDVAAQTEGTVNLVYTIKSDILNEKLISPIRIEKTFVYETVTMTGTISDGSKGLEKESLIIPGFAKEGRGDLKFTLDATRLGVLGSSVNYLFDYPYGCLEQQSSRILPLVCFGEYIDVFGMNSKLLNIKDCITSFTKKWKDYQHEDGGFGYWPDSYYSSSFVSMRILYIYALAMQRGYTPEDIPINVKKLSKYVYDRILDYKSHVTNSNFYDYDMAFACYVYSLLNDTSLNSVREALYGRADELTLDSLAYLSLAYQNSGKAADTEKAKIINKKIRPYLQPDQRSVTLSKKAKTGYWFCYQNETVQYAAILSAFVSENPNDNLVDKLIYTLLKKQSRGYWQNTITTSAVLESIYTYIQKRDLDSTDYTATASLNGRQLMKESFKGAAAKPKTLSLPFEDDFISSLSRDKAIPLVFEKDGDGYLFYTVEMRYALPDEAQAARDEGLNITYEITDFETGELINISKDTCDVTLESGKLYKAKVFVQTNRTREYVAVRAPIPSGAEILDFTLVTTGSAAQSNNSQGWRSWISHKNITDNEVQFFWDEMHSGRYFFDFTFRAVRRGIYPTPPVQGECMYEPETFGRSDGYLFIIK from the coding sequence ATTCTTCACATTGGATTATACTCCTGAATATCCTGATTCAGCTTTTGCCCCTGCAGAAGATTCTAAAAAATCAAAGAAAAAAACTGCAGATAAAACTGAAGAAAGTAAATCTTATATTCCAGGAATCAGAAAGCTTGCTGACTACGTCACAAAATATATGACTAAAAAAGCAAACCTTCAGGATTACAAACCAAACGATGAACTGGAAGAAGACGATAATACAAAAGAGTTCTATATAGAAGACTGGGGTCCTCAGGGAAAAATCGTTGCAGGTGAAAATCATCCATCTTTCTATGTAATTTTCTCACGCCCTGTCCGTTCTCTTCAGGCCTTAGACAAACCTCAGTCTACTTCAGACATAATGACTATTGAACCTGCTCTCCCTGGAGTATTCCGCTGGTATGGAACAAAACATCTCAGCTTTGAATCAGATATTCCAGCCGATCCTACAATTCAATATACAATCAAAATAAATCCTTCTATTAAAACTCCAGATGGAAAAAAACTTACAGGTGATACAGCCTTTACAACTCAGGCAGAACCGGTTGAAGTAATCAACCTTTGGGGTGGATATATTAAAGACAGCGACTGTGCATATAACTGGAATACCGGAGCTCTTCCTCCTTATGAAAACCGCTTTGTTATGCGCACAAATTATACAACCACACTCTCAGCAATTAAACAGAACCTCACTGTTTTAGTAGATGGTACATCCGTTATTTGCGACATTCAGCCTGTTTACAAAGACATTTTCCATATGTGGTCTAACCATGCAGATTTTGATGAAGCAGCAGGCCGCACAAATACCTATCTTGTAGAAATCAAAAGTGATGTTCCTCATAACACACTGGTTGAAGTAATAAATACAAACGGAAAATCAGAAAGCTACAATACACTCATGACCTTTACAATAGAAGAAGTTGGTGAAATGACAGAATATTCTTCTGCAAAATACACCTGGCCTCTTTCAGTTTATTTCTCTCAGGTTCCAGATAAACAGACCCTCATAAACAATATTACTTATGATAACAATCTTCCTCTTAAAGAAGAAAACATTGTAATAAACGGCCGTTCAGTTAAAATCTGTAATCTTCCTTTTGACTATAAACAGGAACATACAATCACCTTTAATTCAGAAATTAAAGATAAATACGGTCAGAATCTTTCACTTAAAAAAGCAACATATAAATTTAAGACACCAGAAGTAAAGGCTTATGTAAGATATCAGAATCATGGCACTACAATGCTCGAAGCACAATTCCCTCACAAAATGATTTTTGAACATCAGAATCTTATTTCGGGAACTTATGCGCTTCAGAAAACTGACCGCCCTGCTGGAAACGGATATTATGCCTTTAATAAAGACAAGTCTTACTCCAAGCTTTTCGACCTGGGTAAAAAGAATCAGCGTAATTTCCAGGAACTCGATTTAGAGCCTTACCTTGATGACGGCTATGGCTTTGTCAGTTTTGAAAGTACTGCAAAATATAAAGAATACAACTACTGGCGTGAAAAATATGAAGATGAAACTTCTTCTATGAGCGGTGTTGTTCAGGTAACAGACCTTGGTATTACAGCGCGAATGTCTATTAACAAAGCTGTAGTAATGGTACGAAGTCTTTCAACCGGAAAACCAGTTGAGAACGCTGAAGTTTATATTGTTCATAATTTAAATGATTATCAGACCTGGGTTGACGGCTCTTATGTTCCAAAGAAGATTTTTGTGTACGGAGATGAATCAACCTATGATAAGATGATTGCAAAAGGCCAGACAGATAAGAATGGGCTTGCTGTTATTACCTACGATGAAAAACAGATTAAAAACATTCAGAGTGATAACCGTAATGCTTTTGTTTATGTTGTAAATGGTAAAGATAAAGCTGCTTTTGCTCCTTCTTCGCATAACACCTGGCGTGCTGGAGTAAACACAGGTTCTATGGACAGAGCACGTACTCCTCAGCAGAGAACCTTTATGTTTGTAGACCGCGGAATTTACCGTCCGGGAGAAATTGTTACCTTCCGTGGAATCGACCGCGATCAGCTGCTCGGTTCATTTACACCTCACAGCGGCTGGTACTCAATTACAGCAAAAGGATCCTGGTGGAACTCAAAAGAAATCATTGAACCAATTGCAGGACAGCTTTCAGAAACCGGAGGCTTCTATGGTTCATTTAAAATTCCTGATGATATAGAACGCGGTATTTATAGTCTTGTTTATTCACGTGAAGGCGATTCAAATGAAACAGCAACAATCCGATTTACAATTGCTGATTTTGAACGTGTAAAATTTGAGTCATCAATTACAGTTCCAGAAATCACATATTTCAGTGGCGATAAACTCACTGCAAACCTTTCTGCAGACTATCTTGCCGGAGGTTCTCTTAGCGGAGCCAAATATGATATTTCATGGTATAAGCAGGCAACAACTTTTAAAACCTCAGAGCCGGAAGCAAAAGGTTATTCATTCTATACAGGAGTTTATCCAGACAGAATTTATTATTCAAATGATACAGGTACTCTTGGTGTAGACGGTACAGCCGCTCTCATTTGTGAATCAGAAAAGATTACAGATGGTGCTCCTTATATCTACCATGTTGAATCAGCAGTTACAGATATTTCAAATCAAAGAATTGCAGCTTCAAATGATATTTTTGTTAATGCTGCTCAATTCTATGCTGGTATTGGTAAAGCACAGAATATCAACGGTTTTGCAAAATCTGGAACAAAGCTTGATATTCCTTATATCCTCGTAACACCAGAAGGAAAAGTCATGAAGGAAAGTGATGTACCTCTAAAAGTTTCATCACTTGAATATTCACTTTCTCATGAAGTCTGGACAATGGTTCATGAACAGAGCGTTGACGACACAATCTATACACGTTATGAACGTTCAGATGTAGAAGATGCCAGCGGAGAACTTAAAGCCCTTGCAAAAGGAATCATCAATATTACTCCAAATACAAGCGGCTGGTACACACTCACACTCACTGGAAAAGACAACCGCGGTGGAAAAGTAATCTGTAAGAGTGAATTCTATGTTACAGGAAGCGGCTCAAGCTGGTTCGATCAGTACAATTCAAATTCACTTAAACTTACTCCAGATAAGTCTCAGTATAATCCGGGAGAAACTGCCCACGTACTTCTTGAAAGCCCGCTTCCAGCTGGCGACTATCTGATAACAGTAGAACGTGAAGGAATCTTTACAGAAGAAATCCGTCACTTTGACAACGGAGCCGAAGTCCTCGATATTCCTGTTGCTGGAAATTATGTACCTGTTGTTTATCTCTCAGTTTCTTCTTACTCAGAACGCCATGGCGCACCAACACATAATTATGGAGAACCAGACCTCGACAAACCGAAAGGCTACTATGGAGTTACACCTATTCTCGTAAATCCTTATGTACGTTCTTTCTCTGTTAAAGTTGAATGTGATAAGCCAAGCTACAAACCTGGAGATATGGCAACAATTAAGTTCACAGCAACAAAAGGCGGAAAACCTTATGAAGGCGCTGAACTTACAGCTATGGCCGTAGATCGTGGAGTTCTCGACCTTATAAATTATCATGTTCCAAATCCAATCGATTTCTTCTACAGCAAAGAAAATTTCCCTCTCAGAGTTTATGGTGGAGACTCACGTGCTTATCTTATGGACCCTGTAACTTACAGTGTTAAAAATCTGATGGGTGGAGACGCACTTGCAGAAGACGCAGAAAAGGAAGACGAACGAAAGGATTTCCGCCCGACAGCTTTTTTTGAACCTGTTCTTGTAACCGATAAAAATGGTGAAGCAACCCTTACCTTTAAAATGCCAGACAGCCTTACAACTTATCGTATTACTGCCTTTGGCGTAAAAGATGATTTGTTTGCTTTACAGGAAGAAGAGGTTAAGGTTCAGAACCCAATAAATATTCAGCAGGTTCAGCCACGTCGTCTCCGTGAACGCGATACTGCAGAATGTGGAGTTCTCATTACAAACCTTGATAAAAACGGACAGAACGTAACTGTAAGCCTTGAAGTGCTTTCTCCAGATAAAGATACTGCACAGGATATTCTTGAAGGCCGCAAAACAATTCCTGGAAAAGGTTTTGTTGATGGCGAGAGTTCTCACACAGTTTATGTTGCCTCTGGACAGTCCAGCGTAGTTTATTTTGATGTTGCAGCTCAGACAGAAGGAACAGTAAATCTTGTTTATACAATTAAATCTGATATTCTGAATGAAAAACTTATTTCACCGATTCGTATTGAAAAGACCTTTGTATATGAAACCGTTACTATGACCGGAACCATTTCTGATGGAAGTAAAGGTCTTGAAAAAGAATCTCTGATAATTCCTGGTTTTGCAAAAGAAGGCCGGGGAGATCTTAAGTTTACTCTTGATGCTACACGACTTGGTGTACTTGGCAGTTCAGTTAATTATCTCTTTGATTATCCTTATGGCTGTCTTGAACAGCAAAGTTCTCGCATACTACCGTTAGTTTGTTTCGGCGAATATATTGATGTCTTTGGTATGAATTCAAAACTACTGAACATAAAAGACTGTATCACAAGCTTTACAAAAAAATGGAAGGATTATCAGCATGAAGACGGAGGTTTTGGTTACTGGCCGGATTCATACTATTCTTCTTCATTTGTAAGCATGCGTATTTTATACATCTATGCACTTGCAATGCAGCGGGGTTATACACCAGAAGATATTCCTATCAATGTAAAGAAACTTTCAAAATATGTTTATGATAGAATTCTCGATTATAAATCTCATGTTACTAATTCGAACTTCTATGATTACGATATGGCTTTTGCCTGCTATGTTTACAGTCTGCTGAATGATACTTCCCTCAATTCTGTTCGTGAAGCACTTTATGGCAGAGCAGATGAACTTACTCTTGATTCACTTGCCTACCTTTCGTTAGCTTATCAGAATTCAGGTAAAGCAGCAGATACAGAAAAGGCAAAAATCATTAACAAGAAAATCCGCCCATACCTGCAGCCAGATCAGCGTAGTGTCACCCTCTCGAAAAAAGCAAAAACGGGTTACTGGTTCTGCTATCAGAATGAAACAGTTCAGTATGCAGCAATCCTCTCTGCTTTTGTATCAGAAAATCCGAACGACAATCTTGTAGACAAATTGATTTATACACTTTTGAAAAAACAGTCTCGTGGTTACTGGCAGAATACAATTACAACTTCTGCTGTGCTTGAATCAATTTATACCTACATTCAAAAGCGCGATCTCGACTCTACAGACTATACTGCTACAGCTTCACTCAATGGTCGTCAGCTCATGAAAGAAAGTTTTAAAGGCGCAGCAGCTAAACCTAAAACTTTGAGCCTGCCTTTTGAAGATGATTTTATCTCTTCGCTTTCACGCGATAAGGCTATACCACTTGTATTTGAAAAGGATGGCGACGGTTACTTATTCTATACTGTAGAAATGAGATACGCCCTTCCAGATGAAGCACAGGCCGCACGCGATGAAGGTTTGAATATTACTTATGAAATCACAGATTTTGAAACTGGTGAACTTATAAATATTTCAAAAGATACCTGTGATGTAACTCTTGAAAGCGGCAAACTTTACAAGGCTAAGGTTTTTGTACAGACCAACCGCACAAGAGAATATGTTGCAGTTCGTGCACCAATTCCTTCTGGTGCAGAAATTCTAGACTTTACTCTTGTAACAACAGGTTCTGCAGCTCAGAGTAATAATTCACAAGGCTGGCGAAGCTGGATCAGTCACAAGAATATAACTGATAACGAAGTGCAGTTCTTCTGGGATGAAATGCACAGCGGCCGTTACTTCTTTGACTTTACATTCCGTGCTGTACGCCGTGGTATTTATCCTACTCCACCAGTTCAGGGTGAATGTATGTATGAGCCGGAAACCTTCGGCCGCAGCGATGGATATCTGTTTATAATTAAGTAG